In Hyalangium ruber, the DNA window GCACGGTGGCGCTCAAGCACGGCCTGACCGGCAGCCTCGAAGTGCAGGTCGATCGCCTCTCGCCCCTCTCTCTCGTCTTCCGCCGGCTCGCCGGCTCCGTGGGTTGATTTCATGAGTACGGACACCGCTCGCCTTCGGGCGAACACGACGGCTCTCGCCTCGCGAGCGACCGAGGAGCGCGCGGCGCGCCGCCAGGGGAAGCGGGCGGATCGCCTCCCCGCGCCCGCGCGTGAGCCCTCCCGCAAGCCCCAGGCGAAGCGGTTCCTCGCGCCGGAGGTCATCCAGTCCTCCGCGATGGACTGCGGACCGGCGGTGCTCAAGGCGCTGCTCGGGGGCTTCCACCTGCCGGTGCATTACGGGCGCCTCCGGGAGGCGTGCAAGACGTCGGTGGATGGCACCTCCATCGACACGCTGGAGGAGCTGGCGCGCGCGTTCGGGCTGGAGGCCGTGCAGACGGTGGTGCCCGTGGACCACGCACTCATCCCCGAGGCGCGTGCCCTCCCCGCGATCGCGGTGGTGGCCCGCCCGCGCCTGGGCAACCACTTCGTGCTGCTGTGGAACCGGGTCGGCCCCTACGTCCAGGTGATGGATCCCGCGGCCGGGCGGCGCTGGGTGCGGTGGGAGACGATCGCGCCCACGCTGCTGCGGTACACGACGACCATCCCCGCGAGCGCGTGGCGCGCCTGGGCCGGCAGTCCCACTTTCCTGCGGCCCTTGGAGGCCCGGCTGCGCGCGCTCGGCGTCTCACCGGGTCAGGCGCAGGCGCTGATCGATCAGGCCCGAAGCCAGGGTGATTGGTCCGCCATGGGAGCGCTCGATGCCGCCACGCGCTTCTGCGCGTCGCTGCGGGAAGCCGGCATCAAGGTGGACTCCGCCGAGGAGACTCTCCGCACCCTCGTGGAGGCGGTCCACGCGTCCTTCGAGCAGCGCTTCGAGCTGCTGCCGCGCCACTGCTGGTCGGTGGATGCGAAGGCCCCGGATGCCGACTCCGTCACGCTCACGGGGGTCCTGGTGGTCTCGGCCCGGGCGCGGACGGGAGTCGCCCCCCAGGAGCAGTCCCTGTCGCGGGAGCTGCAGCTGGCCCGGGAAGAGGACGAGGAGCACCCGGAGCGAGAGCTGGCGCGCTTCCTGTCGGACGAGCGCCGGATGAAGCTCGCCATGCTCTCGCTGGGTGCGCTCGTGGCACCGGTGGGGCTGCTGTGCCAGTCCGTCCTGCTGCGCCGGGTGCTCGATCTGGCGGCCGATCTCGGCCTCGGCTTCCAGCGCCTGGGGGCCTCGGTGCTGCTCGCGGGTTTCGTGGCCGTGCTCGCCGTGCTGGAGCTGCTGGTCCACGGAGGCGTGCTTCGGCTCGGCCGCGTGCTGGAGACGCGGCTGCGCATGGCCTTCCTCCAGAAGATTCCCCGCCTGCACGATCTCTATCTCCAGAGCCGGCTCAGCTCGGACATGGCCGAGCGCAGCCACATGATGCACATGGTGCGGACCATGCCTTCGCTCCTCTTCACCGGGACGCGAGCGCTGGTGGGCATGCTCGCGACCGTGGTGGCCATCGGGCTGGTGGATCCCCGGCTGTGGGGCTGGGCCCTGCTCCTCGGAGTCCTCTGCGTGGGGCTGCCGCTCGCGTTCCGTCGGCGGATGACCGAGCAGGATCTCCGTGCCCGCACCCAGCTGGGC includes these proteins:
- a CDS encoding ATP-binding cassette domain-containing protein; this translates as MSTDTARLRANTTALASRATEERAARRQGKRADRLPAPAREPSRKPQAKRFLAPEVIQSSAMDCGPAVLKALLGGFHLPVHYGRLREACKTSVDGTSIDTLEELARAFGLEAVQTVVPVDHALIPEARALPAIAVVARPRLGNHFVLLWNRVGPYVQVMDPAAGRRWVRWETIAPTLLRYTTTIPASAWRAWAGSPTFLRPLEARLRALGVSPGQAQALIDQARSQGDWSAMGALDAATRFCASLREAGIKVDSAEETLRTLVEAVHASFEQRFELLPRHCWSVDAKAPDADSVTLTGVLVVSARARTGVAPQEQSLSRELQLAREEDEEHPERELARFLSDERRMKLAMLSLGALVAPVGLLCQSVLLRRVLDLAADLGLGFQRLGASVLLAGFVAVLAVLELLVHGGVLRLGRVLETRLRMAFLQKIPRLHDLYLQSRLSSDMAERSHMMHMVRTMPSLLFTGTRALVGMLATVVAIGLVDPRLWGWALLLGVLCVGLPLAFRRRMTEQDLRARTQLGGLSRTYLDSLQGAVPLRSHGAEDALGREHEVLLTGWMRSSLQLLRSMVTMRTAQAVVGAGLSITLLTLHLDNRGLTGGVLLIAWWIMSLPEYAQQLATALQQYPASRNIALRCFEPLGAPEVEPRPAVLRALPSNTSAAEGAHISMRGVSVDVSGHGILHGLDLDIRPGSHVAIVGRSGAGKSTLLGLLLGWYRPSGGTLQVDGEDFERLDIETLRRQTAWVDPTVRLWNQTIASNLTYGQERVRSGDLSHALAASELDSVLERLPEGLQTSAGEGGIRLSGGEGQRVRFARALLRKGVRLALLDEPFRGLDRGARRRLLERARIHWKGATLLCVTHDVSETRGFDEVLVVEEGRLLERGTPEELLAKSDSRYRALLLGDEQALRRLREGEGWRRWRVESGRVVE